In Montipora foliosa isolate CH-2021 chromosome 13, ASM3666993v2, whole genome shotgun sequence, one DNA window encodes the following:
- the LOC137983430 gene encoding uncharacterized protein, with protein MQVPHVNPLPRLNPPPVLNPYYSPVQLEPVVAQCSWPNLLAPEFKVGRGESQNIPKGFREVLSQQNRLTELLVEQQQQTLLPTLTISKFTGNPLDFFTFVRTFESQIESKLKSNDVHLRYLEQYVEGESKELIKGCLHLNGQNGYTEAMKLLVEKYGDPYKISNAYIKKIEDWPYVKQGDDQALDRFATFLTQCRSAMSELKFLSTLDHPHNIQTMVKKLPLPLQDRWRREASKLRATRNIIPTFATFVKFVKTEAGIAMDPEYSREALNRQDTSDRPGRFNKGKNTHKPRIGDRSRATTHVSSHATAITATPEAKGLGLANSCKMCGKTHDLDDCKEYLKKTLQERREFLKDKDLCFACYQAGHRSSGCAQRKTCKTCSRRHPTGLHDDNFRLNQLATKKQNPSSEQSTDVLTATHVETEEAVCSAVGTGNPITALPVVPVRLKAAGKEVLTYAMLDSCSTGTFLLEDIAACLDAKGTDTKLMVKTVNGTQLHDTKALNGLIVTDLNGENRIDLPKTFTQEDISAIDVDVPVPELAHKWKHLERIADCMPSQLHGAKVGLLIGSNCPKALEPIDIVASENGGPYAINTFAGWAIVGPLNLIKKDHQTVNCNRIAVVEVGSEKPLDHHFAVEDKVKEIVTQQALIRMFELDFPERSDERAHQYSQEDKKFL; from the coding sequence ATGCAGGTTCCACACGTCAATCCGCTTCCTCGCTTGAATCCTCCGCCCGTACTTAACCCGTATTACTCGCCTGTGCAATTAGAACCAGTTGTAGCGCAATGCTCATGGCCGAACCTGTTGGCTCCAGAGTTTAAAGTGGGGCGTGGTGAAAGCCAGAACATTCCCAAAGGCTTCCGAGAAGTTCTCAGCCAGCAAAACAGATTAACAGAGCTCTTGGTTGAACAGCAACAGCAGACCCTTCTGCCCACATTAACCATTTCCAAGTTCACCGGCAACCCCCTTGATTTCTTCACGTTTGTCAGGACCTTTGAGTCGCAAATTGAGAGTAAACTGAAGTCAAACGATGTCCACCTACGTTATTTGGAGCAGTACGTGGAAGGAGAGTCGAAAGAGCTGATTAAAGGATGCCTCCACCTGAACGGACAAAATGGTTATACCGAGGCTATGAAGCTTTTGGTAGAGAAGTATGGAGATCCGTACAAAATCTCGAACGCTTACATTAAGAAGATTGAAGATTGGCCTTATGTTAAACAAGGAGATGATCAAGCGTTAGACCGCTTCGCAACGTTTCTTACTCAGTGTCGGAGTGCGATGTCCGAACTTAAGTTTCTCTCGACTCTGGATCATCCCCACAACATTCAGACTATGGTTAAAAAGCTTCCGCTGCCACTCCAAGACAGATGGCGCAGAGAAGCAAGTAAGCTCCGAGCGACGAGAAATATCATTCCCACGTTTGCTACCTTTGTGAAATTTGTCAAGACTGAGGCAGGAATTGCAATGGATCCTGAGTATTCACGAGAAGCGCTTAATCGTCAAGATACCTCGGATCGCCCTGGTCGTTTTAACAAAGGGAAAAACACTCACAAGCCGAGAATCGGAGACCGTTCACGCGCGACAACTCATGTATCCAGTCACGCGACGGCGATAACTGCCACACCCGAAGCTAAAGGGCTTGGCCTAGCCAACTCGTGTAAGATGTGTGGAAAGACTCATGACCTTGATGACTGTAAAGAGTACTTAAAGAAGACCTTGCAAGAGAGGAGAGAATTCCTCAAGGACAAAGACTTGTGCTTTGCATGTTACCAAGCTGGCCATAGGTCAAGCGGATGTGCTCAGAGGAAAACCTGTAAAACGTGCTCCAGACGTCATCCTACCGGGCTTCACGATGATAACTTCCGTCTCAATCAATTAGCAACCAAGAAACAGAATCCGTCATCAGAACAATCTACGGATGTCCTCACTGCTACCCATGTTGAAACAGAGGAGGCTGTTTGCAGCGCTGTCGGCACAGGGAACCCAATTACTGCCTTGCCTGTTGTTCCTGTCAGATTAAAAGCAGCTGGGAAAGAAGTCCTTACGTATGCCATGCTCGACAGCTGTAGCACTGGTACTTTCTTGCTTGAAGACATAGCTGCTTGCTTAGACGCAAAGGGTACCGATACGAAGCTAATGGTGAAGACAGTAAATGGCACTCAGTTACACGATACTAAGGCACTGAACGGCTTGATCGTTACGGACCTCAATGGTGAAAACCGCATTGATTTGCCGAAGACCTTTACTCAAGAAGACATTTCTGCGATAGACGTGGATGTGCCTGTACCTGAACTCGCCCATAAGTGGAAACATCTTGAGAGAATAGCAGACTGCATGCCTTCTCAGCTTCATGGCGCGAAAGTTGGTCTTCTCATTGGATCGAATTGTCCAAAAGCCCTTGAACCGATAGATATTGTTGCCAGTGAAAATGGTGGCCCTTATGCGATAAACACCTTTGCTGGATGGGCGATAGTAGGACCTTTGAATTTGATCAAGAAAGACCATCAAACAGTTAACTGCAATAGAATAGCCGTTGTAGAGGTGGGATCAGAGAAACCCCTTGACCATCACTTCGCCGTGGAGGATAAGGTCAAAGAAATTGTCACGCAGCAAGCATTAATCAGGATGTTTGAATTGGACTTTCCTGAAAGATCTGACGAGAGAGCCCACCAGTACTCGCAAGAAGATAAGAAATTTCTTTAG